GTCAATGAAAAATTTTGAATGGAATGAAGAGAAAAATAAATGGCTGAGAGAGCGCCGTGACATTTCTTTTGAAGAGATCGCTTTTTATATCGAAAATGGGGGGTTGCTTGACACGTATAAGCATCCCAATCAGGACAGATATCATAGGCAGTCGATATTCGTTGTCCGAACGGATTCTTATATGTATATTGTCCCCTATCTTGAAGAAGAGAGCTATTATTTTCTCAAAACCATCATTCCCCACAGCAGGGCGAAAAAGAGATACTCGGAGGGCGGAAAATGATTCAAGATGAACAGTTGGATTCTGAAGAGAGACAGATTC
The window above is part of the Candidatus Desulfarcum epimagneticum genome. Proteins encoded here:
- a CDS encoding conserved hypothetical protein (Evidence 4 : Unknown function but conserved in other organisms) is translated as MKNFEWNEEKNKWLRERRDISFEEIAFYIENGGLLDTYKHPNQDRYHRQSIFVVRTDSYMYIVPYLEEESYYFLKTIIPHSRAKKRYSEGGK